In the Desulfovibrio sp. genome, one interval contains:
- a CDS encoding ATP-binding cassette domain-containing protein, translating into MLQLKKSLFLKLLWEQAGDEGNKIVAACLGSGIMQGLAVFSVLQGLEQLSSDDGLQFHTFLAFMVCLTAFYFLFRYITGHSAQVALRGIMAWRMRIASKLRGVSLIEYEKLDKNRIQSALLDGREMVVEAARMLVAASANTVMVLVSFAKMATVSIPGTLGVFVLLGAGFWIFLQLINSVHAHMGPAMRADQRFCAGLRDLYAGLLQLKMHKPRTRALFGEQIIPDLSVASEARDATEHRHALGISFFAMFNLLILGLILFIMPKVLGLETSETSSLLVLCMFSLSPLISLITSVPMMAKVEMSLQELAGVEAQIDAVTEPFENDGVVARWQQPDPAIPDFSSIAMRNVRFDYRDRAGLRVFGIDVEHFELHQGELVFIRGGNGSGKSTFMKVLAGLYAPQAGEMYLNDSLLCDVNMESYRNLFTIVPTDYHLFSRPLGLNITAEQLTDVLRTLHMETKVTLLEDGTFSTLDLSAGQRKRLALACALLEKRHIYLFDEVAADFDPIFRRYFYEELLPDIIRQGGTILAISHDDRYFHVADRVLTMREGGFVEEPADLGSTA; encoded by the coding sequence ATGCTGCAACTGAAAAAATCGCTGTTTCTGAAACTTCTGTGGGAGCAGGCAGGCGACGAGGGCAACAAGATTGTTGCTGCGTGCCTTGGCTCTGGCATCATGCAGGGACTTGCCGTTTTTTCGGTTCTACAGGGTCTGGAACAGCTTTCCTCAGACGACGGCCTACAGTTCCACACATTTTTGGCATTCATGGTCTGTCTCACAGCCTTTTATTTTCTTTTTCGGTATATTACGGGCCACTCGGCGCAAGTTGCCCTGCGCGGCATCATGGCATGGCGCATGCGCATTGCCTCAAAACTGCGCGGCGTCTCGCTGATTGAATACGAAAAGCTGGACAAAAACCGTATCCAGTCGGCCCTGCTTGATGGACGAGAAATGGTGGTTGAAGCCGCCCGCATGCTGGTGGCTGCCTCGGCCAATACGGTGATGGTGCTGGTTTCATTTGCAAAAATGGCCACAGTTTCCATACCCGGCACACTGGGCGTTTTTGTGCTGCTTGGCGCTGGCTTCTGGATTTTTTTGCAGCTCATCAACAGCGTGCATGCCCACATGGGCCCCGCCATGCGGGCTGATCAGCGTTTTTGCGCGGGCCTGCGCGACCTGTATGCGGGCCTGCTGCAGCTCAAGATGCACAAGCCAAGAACTCGTGCCCTTTTTGGCGAGCAGATCATTCCCGACCTCTCTGTCGCATCTGAGGCAAGAGACGCCACCGAACACCGGCACGCGCTGGGCATTTCATTTTTTGCCATGTTCAACTTGCTGATACTGGGGCTGATTCTCTTTATCATGCCCAAGGTTCTGGGGCTTGAGACATCTGAAACATCCTCGCTGCTCGTGCTGTGCATGTTCAGCCTGAGCCCGCTCATCAGCCTGATCACCTCTGTGCCCATGATGGCCAAGGTTGAAATGAGCCTTCAGGAACTGGCGGGGGTTGAAGCCCAGATTGACGCCGTTACCGAGCCCTTTGAAAATGATGGCGTTGTGGCCCGCTGGCAGCAGCCCGACCCGGCTATCCCCGATTTTTCATCCATCGCCATGCGCAACGTGCGCTTTGACTACCGCGACCGCGCCGGGCTGCGAGTCTTTGGCATTGACGTGGAACATTTTGAACTGCACCAGGGCGAGCTGGTTTTCATTCGTGGCGGCAACGGATCGGGCAAATCCACCTTCATGAAGGTGCTGGCTGGGCTGTATGCGCCGCAAGCCGGTGAAATGTACCTCAACGATTCCCTGCTCTGCGATGTGAACATGGAATCGTACCGCAATCTCTTCACCATTGTGCCCACAGATTACCACCTGTTTTCGCGGCCTCTGGGGCTCAACATCACCGCTGAACAGCTTACTGACGTGCTGCGCACCCTGCATATGGAAACCAAGGTCACCCTGCTTGAAGACGGCACATTTTCCACACTTGATCTCTCGGCGGGGCAGCGCAAGCGCCTTGCTCTTGCCTGCGCCTTGCTTGAAAAACGACATATCTACCTGTTTGACGAAGTTGCGGCAGATTTTGACCCCATCTTTCGCCGATATTTTTACGAAGAACTGCTGCCCGACATCATCAGACAGGGCGGCACCATTCTGGCCATCTCGCACGATGATCGCTACTTCCATGTGGCAGACAGGGTGCTGACCATGCGTGAGGGCGGCTTTGTGGAAGAACCCGCAGACCTGGGGAGCACGGCATGA
- a CDS encoding KamA family radical SAM protein: MHAEPCWKCLDWKKELTNNVVSIDQLKEYASFSAEEEKILREVAKVHPVNIPRYYLSLIDKDDPADPIRRMCFPDAEEMVVAGSMGATTADPYGDDKHDKGNGMLHKYDCTALLVTTECCAMHCRHCFRRRIVGHSSQQTLRNFAGALQYIADHPKINNVILSGGDPLTLATPVLQKMLAGLAEIAHVDFVRIGTRIPVTYPLRLFDDALIDSLRTFAERKALYIATHYNHAREITPTSTEGIRRLRQCGATINNQAVLLRGVNDTAEDIAELMNRLLAIGVNPYYLYQCMPVSRVRHHFQLPLKQGIAIVDKAKARLSGYGKRFKYIIGHDIGKLEICGISDGNVVLKQMHARIGHEEQASRIIIQKLDDDAGWVDL; encoded by the coding sequence ATGCACGCAGAACCTTGCTGGAAATGCCTTGATTGGAAAAAGGAACTTACCAACAATGTTGTCAGCATCGACCAGCTGAAGGAATACGCTTCCTTCAGTGCGGAGGAAGAAAAAATCCTTCGCGAAGTGGCAAAGGTGCATCCGGTCAACATTCCCCGTTATTATCTTAGCCTTATTGATAAAGACGATCCTGCCGACCCTATCCGCCGCATGTGCTTTCCTGATGCCGAAGAAATGGTGGTTGCCGGATCCATGGGGGCGACCACTGCCGACCCCTACGGCGACGACAAGCACGACAAGGGCAACGGCATGCTGCACAAGTATGACTGCACCGCCCTGCTGGTAACCACAGAGTGCTGCGCCATGCACTGCCGCCACTGCTTCCGCCGCCGCATCGTGGGGCACTCGAGCCAGCAGACCCTGCGCAACTTTGCCGGAGCGCTGCAGTACATTGCCGACCACCCCAAGATCAACAACGTCATTCTTTCCGGCGGCGACCCGCTCACCCTGGCGACCCCGGTATTGCAAAAAATGCTGGCTGGTCTGGCCGAAATTGCCCACGTGGATTTTGTACGCATAGGCACACGTATTCCTGTCACCTACCCGCTGCGCCTGTTTGACGATGCCCTTATCGACTCACTGCGCACCTTTGCCGAACGCAAGGCCCTGTATATCGCCACGCACTACAACCACGCCCGCGAAATCACGCCCACATCCACAGAGGGCATCAGGCGGCTGCGCCAGTGCGGGGCCACCATCAACAATCAGGCAGTGCTGCTGCGCGGCGTCAACGATACCGCCGAAGACATTGCAGAGCTCATGAACCGCCTGCTGGCCATTGGGGTGAATCCCTACTATCTTTACCAGTGCATGCCCGTTTCGCGGGTGCGGCACCATTTTCAGCTGCCGCTCAAGCAGGGCATTGCCATTGTGGACAAGGCCAAGGCCAGACTCAGCGGTTATGGCAAGCGTTTCAAATACATAATCGGGCACGACATAGGCAAACTGGAAATTTGCGGCATCAGTGACGGCAACGTTGTTCTCAAGCAGATGCACGCCCGCATCGGACACGAAGAACAAGCCTCGCGCATAATCATCCAGAAGCTTGACGACGACGCCGGCTGGGTAGACCTGTAG
- a CDS encoding ABC transporter substrate binding protein — MTMCAVMLCAMALSTASLAAPAPLSPAPQTTKPKIAAYFEAGSYWEFSLLQKEIIKALQQRGVAQHIIFPDEFHISPGWDAPDSEYRAEARKLMANPAIDVIISMGTEATKALLAENNGKTPIMSVDVADPAGAGIVDPVTGKGAANLTIRYTKNKWFKVFALFHEALPFRRLGIMYHDSPEGLSYSNVREAREVARERGFTLVEYPFLDKAESIESCTKGVNRLMQEGIDAFYISALNCFDWTQANPQPIFDILNTKEIKTFARDGSVHVSRGALMGLSTLDYVPLGKFYADHMAAQLGLLPPNTQLEEAAYTPKIALNLVTAQRMGMDLPLVLLISADELFDATLAGVDKTRASQ; from the coding sequence ATGACGATGTGCGCGGTAATGCTGTGCGCCATGGCGTTGAGCACTGCTTCTCTGGCTGCTCCCGCCCCGCTGTCTCCCGCACCCCAGACCACCAAACCCAAGATTGCAGCCTATTTTGAGGCTGGTTCGTACTGGGAATTCAGCCTGCTGCAAAAAGAAATCATCAAGGCCCTGCAACAACGTGGGGTTGCCCAGCACATTATTTTTCCTGACGAATTTCATATCAGCCCCGGCTGGGATGCCCCAGACAGCGAGTACCGTGCCGAAGCCCGCAAGCTGATGGCCAACCCGGCCATTGATGTGATCATCAGCATGGGCACAGAGGCCACCAAGGCCCTGCTGGCCGAAAACAACGGCAAAACCCCCATCATGAGCGTGGACGTGGCCGACCCCGCTGGCGCGGGCATTGTTGACCCGGTGACCGGCAAGGGGGCCGCCAACCTGACCATCCGCTATACCAAGAACAAGTGGTTCAAGGTATTTGCCCTTTTTCACGAAGCTCTACCCTTTCGCCGCCTTGGCATCATGTACCACGACAGCCCCGAAGGGCTCTCGTACTCCAACGTTCGCGAAGCCCGCGAAGTGGCGCGCGAACGGGGCTTTACACTGGTGGAATACCCCTTTCTGGACAAGGCCGAGAGCATCGAATCATGCACAAAAGGCGTGAACAGGCTTATGCAGGAAGGCATAGACGCCTTTTACATCTCGGCGCTCAACTGCTTTGACTGGACCCAGGCCAACCCGCAACCGATATTTGATATACTGAATACAAAGGAAATAAAGACCTTTGCGCGCGACGGCAGTGTGCATGTCAGCAGGGGGGCGCTCATGGGGCTGTCCACCCTTGATTATGTGCCCTTGGGCAAATTTTATGCAGACCACATGGCCGCGCAGCTTGGACTTTTGCCGCCCAACACACAGCTTGAAGAAGCGGCCTATACCCCCAAGATTGCGCTGAACCTTGTGACAGCGCAAAGAATGGGCATGGATCTGCCTCTGGTTCTGCTTATCTCGGCAGACGAACTTTTTGACGCTACCCTCGCGGGCGTTGATAAGACGCGCGCTTCACAGTAA
- a CDS encoding 4'-phosphopantetheinyl transferase superfamily protein: MLARLFCQWSAPEAEAGAILCVGLHLEDMAAWASQCVPYTTEHERREASRFAQMADAVRHLAGRALARRMLCAATGQNNIAPFARSPYGKPFCPQTNTDFSISHSADMVWVALCRTATVGIDVEQLRALPDAADLTDQLHPQERQALRALPDNELERTFLRCWTRKEAVLKACGTGLNTPLHSFCVNTGQQQDNWILSAPVADACAPQCAAASPDQWTSHDIAANAAYQCSVAACGPRLEVIVRVM; this comes from the coding sequence ATGCTGGCGCGGCTGTTTTGCCAATGGTCGGCACCCGAGGCCGAGGCTGGCGCAATTCTATGCGTTGGCCTGCATCTTGAAGACATGGCCGCGTGGGCCAGCCAGTGCGTGCCCTATACCACCGAGCACGAAAGACGCGAGGCCAGCCGCTTTGCCCAGATGGCTGACGCAGTGCGTCACCTTGCAGGCCGGGCGCTCGCACGGCGCATGCTGTGCGCCGCAACAGGCCAGAACAATATCGCCCCCTTTGCCCGCAGCCCCTACGGCAAACCCTTTTGCCCACAGACAAATACAGATTTTTCCATCAGTCACAGCGCCGACATGGTTTGGGTGGCGTTGTGCCGCACCGCCACGGTCGGTATTGATGTGGAACAGCTGCGTGCCCTGCCGGACGCCGCCGACCTCACAGACCAGCTGCACCCGCAAGAGCGGCAGGCCCTGCGGGCCCTGCCCGATAATGAGCTGGAAAGGACGTTTCTGCGCTGTTGGACCCGCAAGGAAGCTGTGCTCAAAGCCTGCGGCACGGGGCTGAACACGCCACTGCACAGCTTTTGCGTTAATACGGGGCAGCAACAGGACAACTGGATACTTTCTGCCCCAGTGGCTGACGCCTGCGCCCCACAGTGCGCCGCAGCCTCGCCAGACCAGTGGACCAGCCATGACATTGCCGCCAATGCCGCCTACCAGTGCAGCGTTGCTGCCTGCGGCCCACGCCTTGAGGTGATTGTACGGGTTATGTGA
- a CDS encoding SPFH domain-containing protein encodes MKSLWAAIRDKIRRNRIRIICGGLVTTLIILFLWPSIVISIKPGELGVLYARFRGGTQLQHTYEEGIHFIQPWNIMYIYDVRVQEETQNIDVLTVDGLTINVQISLRFQIIRDRLPALHQEIGPRYREKVVLPIMNSAVRQTIGSYRPDDLYSTARQELQDQMLVDAVEEMGRIPILIQGFVVKTITLPEVLRDSIERKLVAEQSYLRYKYILLEEQQEARRKIIEAEGIKAYQMLVNEHMTQNFLRYQGIQATKDLASSPNAKVVVIGGKDGLPVILNADSQTGAASPDAPADKSADKSGSQGSAAKSAQQAPARQDAGRQDAPKMDQGKTSSPRPGAALPDNARPDAARSEAPRSGAARQDSATQPTPDGVSWIAPGESVTDYIKRLDKSLLQPNRGGAVRQ; translated from the coding sequence ATGAAAAGTCTCTGGGCAGCAATACGGGACAAAATACGCCGCAATCGCATACGGATCATCTGTGGTGGTCTTGTTACCACGCTGATAATCCTGTTTCTCTGGCCGAGCATTGTCATTTCCATCAAGCCCGGCGAGCTGGGTGTACTGTACGCGCGTTTTCGCGGGGGCACGCAGTTGCAGCACACCTACGAGGAAGGCATACATTTTATCCAGCCATGGAATATCATGTATATCTATGACGTGCGCGTGCAGGAAGAAACGCAGAACATCGACGTGCTCACAGTGGACGGTCTGACCATCAACGTGCAGATTTCGCTGCGCTTCCAGATTATCCGCGACCGGCTGCCCGCCCTGCATCAGGAAATTGGCCCCCGCTACCGCGAAAAGGTCGTACTGCCCATCATGAATTCTGCCGTGCGCCAGACCATTGGCAGCTACCGGCCAGACGACCTTTATTCCACTGCGCGGCAAGAGCTTCAGGATCAGATGCTTGTGGACGCCGTGGAAGAAATGGGGCGCATCCCCATTCTTATTCAGGGTTTTGTGGTCAAAACCATCACCCTGCCCGAAGTTCTGCGCGATTCCATTGAGCGCAAGCTGGTGGCCGAGCAGAGTTACCTGCGCTACAAATACATTCTGCTTGAAGAACAGCAGGAAGCGCGTCGCAAGATTATCGAGGCCGAAGGCATCAAGGCATACCAGATGCTCGTCAATGAGCACATGACGCAGAACTTCCTGCGCTATCAGGGCATACAGGCCACCAAGGACCTGGCGTCTTCGCCCAACGCCAAGGTGGTTGTTATCGGCGGCAAGGACGGCCTGCCGGTCATACTGAATGCCGATTCGCAAACGGGCGCAGCCTCGCCTGACGCTCCGGCTGACAAATCCGCAGACAAATCAGGCTCGCAGGGGTCTGCCGCCAAATCTGCCCAACAGGCGCCCGCCAGGCAGGATGCAGGCAGGCAGGACGCACCAAAGATGGATCAGGGCAAGACATCGTCTCCCCGACCTGGCGCTGCCTTGCCAGACAATGCACGGCCCGATGCAGCACGTTCAGAAGCCCCCCGGTCCGGCGCAGCGCGGCAGGATTCCGCGACGCAGCCCACTCCCGACGGGGTAAGCTGGATAGCCCCCGGCGAAAGCGTGACAGACTACATCAAAAGGCTCGACAAATCACTGCTGCAACCCAACCGTGGCGGCGCGGTCAGGCAGTAA
- a CDS encoding alpha/beta fold hydrolase: MQHSETTTLFCIPHAGGNGAYYALFAEFFPHTVKVVPLDLPGKGRRCREPLPTSMEAMGRDLLEQMLPTAQTSPYAIFGHSMGGLLAYASARLAREAALPLPKALFISAAATPDKVHTGMDRPVSALQPGELWEYVMRMGGTPPGVALSDDFKRYMEPMLVADFSALENWRPAPCQPLPVPIHACIGNDDTVTENEARLWHQFSSAGGTVRGFRGGHFYIQHHWRELAEHIARTLYPAG, encoded by the coding sequence ATGCAACATTCTGAGACAACAACGCTTTTCTGCATTCCCCACGCGGGCGGAAACGGCGCGTATTACGCGCTGTTTGCCGAGTTTTTTCCACACACAGTCAAGGTTGTGCCGCTCGATCTGCCCGGCAAGGGGCGCCGTTGCCGCGAGCCTCTGCCCACCAGCATGGAGGCCATGGGCCGCGACCTGCTTGAACAGATGCTTCCAACCGCCCAAACCTCGCCCTACGCCATTTTTGGCCACAGCATGGGCGGCCTGCTGGCCTACGCCAGCGCGAGGCTTGCACGCGAAGCTGCACTGCCCCTGCCCAAGGCACTGTTTATCTCTGCCGCGGCCACGCCAGACAAGGTGCACACGGGCATGGACCGCCCGGTCTCAGCGCTGCAGCCGGGCGAACTGTGGGAATATGTCATGCGCATGGGCGGCACCCCACCGGGCGTGGCGCTTTCTGACGACTTCAAAAGATACATGGAACCCATGCTTGTGGCGGATTTTTCTGCACTGGAAAACTGGCGGCCAGCCCCCTGCCAGCCCCTGCCGGTTCCCATTCACGCCTGCATTGGCAATGACGACACTGTAACAGAAAATGAAGCCAGACTCTGGCACCAGTTTTCCAGCGCGGGCGGTACGGTACGTGGTTTCAGAGGCGGGCATTTTTACATTCAGCACCACTGGCGCGAGCTGGCCGAGCACATCGCGCGTACTCTATACCCGGCGGGCTAA
- a CDS encoding DUF697 domain-containing protein, translated as MKDTLENKVDGVEDQAACQTEAETCECACPAEEVVDAIIRKRVYGAIGIGFVPVPLVDFLGLTALQIELIHALAKAHGVEFKKERVKSIISSLCGGLLTTASVPLAASLLKSIPVIGITAGAATISIMGGATTYALGWVFDRHFRKGGNLIDFDAEEAKTYFKEKVEEGKNFVGKLKKKVKKEAAEAPAEESATEAKTDAA; from the coding sequence ATGAAAGATACGTTGGAAAACAAGGTTGACGGTGTAGAAGATCAGGCAGCCTGCCAGACCGAAGCAGAAACCTGCGAATGCGCTTGCCCCGCTGAAGAAGTCGTGGATGCCATCATTCGCAAGCGCGTTTACGGTGCCATCGGCATCGGCTTTGTGCCCGTGCCGCTGGTTGACTTTCTGGGCCTCACCGCCCTGCAGATTGAGTTGATCCATGCCCTTGCCAAGGCCCACGGCGTGGAATTCAAAAAAGAACGTGTCAAGTCCATCATTTCTTCGCTCTGCGGTGGCCTGCTGACCACCGCCAGCGTGCCCCTTGCCGCCTCACTGCTCAAAAGCATTCCTGTCATCGGCATCACCGCCGGTGCGGCCACCATCAGCATCATGGGCGGTGCTACCACCTACGCTCTGGGCTGGGTTTTTGACCGTCACTTCAGAAAGGGCGGCAACCTGATTGATTTTGACGCCGAAGAAGCCAAGACCTACTTCAAGGAAAAGGTTGAAGAAGGTAAAAACTTTGTGGGCAAGCTCAAGAAAAAGGTAAAGAAGGAAGCCGCTGAAGCCCCCGCCGAGGAATCCGCCACCGAGGCGAAGACCGACGCGGCTTAG